Below is a window of Candidozyma auris chromosome 3, complete sequence DNA.
GGGGGCATTTCGCCAAGAAATCCTCATCCTTCCAAagtcaattcttcaaatgaCGATGAGTCTGATGAAGCAGCCCACAAGGAAGAGCAACTGCTTGAGAAAAAGGGCGAGAAGCAGGAATCtaaaaagaagctctcaGCAGACGAGACCAAAGCAAGACCAAGCTCACTACCTCGAAGATCAACGTCTTCCGACATTGTCAAAAATTCGACTACTAAGAAGGCCCCTGTTAGGAAAACTAGCTATAGTGCATTCTCGTCTGGCAATTCTCCCCGCCCTACAGGCATGTCTTTTGGGCCATCTCATGATATAGACAATGAGAATCTCCATGTTTTCAGCGCAAATTCATACAGCTCGTCCGGATATCAGGCCTCTGATGGAAGATACAGCAGTAGCGCACATACGATGAACTCAAGAGGTAGGctctcattttcttcagtgAGAGCATCTCCAGTGCATCCTCATCACGGCTTCAAACCTCGTTCTGCTGATGGGTATAAAGGGGCCAACACACTCGTCGCACAGCCATCTTTGGACAAAGTGGAAGAGTCCAGCGTTAAAAGCTCAGGTAAGAAGGAGTCAGGGCTCACAAAAGCCATTCAAGAGAGTGAGCTTGCCCTAAAAGACCAAGTTAGAGAAGAGGAACCAGACAAGCCTTGGAGTTTGGTCAACTTGCTTGAGAAGGCCCTCGTTTTCGCTAGAGATCAGGGCGACTTAGTGTTGTGTTCTACTTTGATTTTGTTATTTTATGGGCATCTCAAATCGTTTGAGCACAAAGTGATGAATAGAATTGCCTGCTTGGAATGTCTTGGTCTCTACGTCGAGTCGcttaaaagaaaagagctctTTACTGAAGCCACAGACGTTGTGAAGAGAGCTCCCATCGGCTTACGAGAGGACCTCAGCTTACACGCGAGTAAAGATGTTGATATGCGATTCtattgctgctggtgcaaAAAGCTACTCACCAATGAACGAACCAAAAACATGTATATCGGAGATCACCCCGACAGGTTTGGATATTGGTATTGCGACGAATGTTGCCGTAAGCAGCTAAATTGCGTTTTTTGCAATGAGCCCTGCAAGGGGCTCACGGTTGTCGTGAGTCTCAAATGTGGACATTCGGGCCATTTTGGATGTTTGCAGGAGTGGTATCTTGTGGAGCAGAACCAGGAGTGCCCTGCTGGATGTGACGAGACATGAATTATATAAGAACCACGTCACCTATTTCCAAATATACCCTAATGAGACGGTACCTGACAACGTAAATTCCATCTTTCTCTAAAACCAATACTTCATCATCACCCAAACTGATTTCGATTGGCGCCGAAGATAAGACCTTCACGAAAACTGGCCTGTCCAAGTCTGGCTTGGTGACCATATTCTCAAAATCTTGGTTATCATCCAAGAGAGCTAGTTCTTGCGGCATGTTCCTTAGGAAACTATTGTTATATAACTGAGTCAATATCTGGAAGAATTTATGCATATACGATCTTTCCTGAGCAGAGAGCCTCGAATTCGACGCATTCAGTTCCTCTGCTGTCTCATTAATGTAATGAATAGTGAACTGCTCTATCTTGCTGAGTCTTGTTCTGATATAAAGTCGGATAATGTAACTGATTCTCTCTATGTCTGTCTCGATAATCATAAGTCGAAGCTTGTAGTCCGAAGAAACCACACCCGCTTCAGCATTCGAGTCACCATACTCGTGGGAATCTAGGAGAAACTGCTG
It encodes the following:
- the SLD5 gene encoding DNA replication protein SLD5 is translated as MEVDDILKDFESSVRPQSKTEEHTLEEELVQAMINERMAPELLPYKHQLMDTVLSRIQSQQQFLLDSHEYGDSNAEAGVVSSDYKLRLMIIETDIERISYIIRLYIRTRLSKIEQFTIHYINETAEESNASNSRLSAQERSYMHKFFQILTQLYNNSFLRNMPQELALLDDNQDFENMVTKPDLDRPVFVKVLSSAPIEISLGDDEVLVLEKDGIYVVRYRLIRVYLEIGDVVLI